Within Diospyros lotus cultivar Yz01 chromosome 15, ASM1463336v1, whole genome shotgun sequence, the genomic segment atcattgaataattttgtgaaatacttcttccatctctccttaatcgctccctcattcactaatacatttggattttcatcttttatgcatttcactttatttaaatcccttgtttttctttctcttgctttagctaatttatatatatccctttctccatcttttgtatcaagtcgtttatatagattctcgtatgcttttgaccttgcttcactaacagctttttttgttgcctttttttattctttataatttttttgattttcttcattgttgcactgatatacagccttatagcaatttttcttatttttaattttcaattgcacttcttcattccaccaccaagactccttaaggttaggagctctaccatttgtctctctaagcactacctttgctgtgtttctcagggcattggccatttctctccacatttggtttgtttgtccttctctattccattctcttctaccccttaatttttctttgaagattagttgtttctccccttttaaattccaccacctgattcttggattttgttttatgtgattttttctcttccaatttcttacttggacgtcaagtactagaagtctatgttgagtagtcaaacactctcctggtattaccttacaatccctacaacatacccggtcctcttgtctcatgaggaagtaatctatttgggtgcttgatgtgacatttttatatgtgattaagtgttcgtcccggtttttgaacctagtattggttatgatgagcccatatgccattgcaaaatctagaatagacttaccctcattattaatttccccgaatccataccctccatgtacctctctatagccgtttccgtctctacccacgtgaccatttaagtcacctcctataatcactttctcttctcttgatatcatttgtatgagtccctctaggtctccctagaattttgcttttatctcatcacctaaccccgcttgtggtgcatatgtactaaagatattcatagtcattcttcctagaataaccttcacTATAATAATCCTATcgcctattctctttacatccgctacctcatctactaagcttttatccataatgatccccactccattttttgctcgatcatttcctgtgtaccatattttatatccattttctgacaaagtttttgctttttccctacccatgaaggcacataatattaatctttctcctaatcatcacatctaccacttccatagctttgcctgttaatgttcctatgttccatgacccaatccttaatctatgattttgtttttggctttgactttgaatttgattttgtttttggttttggttttgattttgattttgtttttggttttgattttgattttgatgttggactaatttctttacccacatccgtctaagcaaatgcgggaacccttgctcatttgtcactacatctaGGCGCTGATGTAGCGGTCCTAGCTCATTTGACACTGCacgcgggcagtgtagcgcgtcgctatgaagggttacgcccacgcccaaacgtttttttcataatttgtctagagttcatgttttggatccgactaaattttacgttggctgtcggctatcTAACACAAgtctcctcctttatccgggcttgggactggcagtggataacatccccaggcggagttTATCTAACTGGTATTATGCCTAAACCAAATTCAGAGGCAGCAACATATGGCATATGGGAAGCTGAGAATGCCACGGTTATGGCTTGATTAGTGAACTCaatggagccaaagataggaAGGACTTACCTCTTCTACAAGAC encodes:
- the LOC127791967 gene encoding uncharacterized protein LOC127791967, with the protein product MEVVDVMIRRKINIMCLQEMRWVGKKAKTLSEAGYKIWYTGTDRAKNGVGIIMDKSLIDEVVDVKRIGDRIIMVKISLGRMTMNIFSTYAPQARLGDEIKAKFWEDLEGLIQMIPRGEKVIIRGDLNGHVGRDGNGYREVHGGYGFGEINNEGKSILDFAMAYGLIITNTRFKNRDEHLITYKNVTSSTQIDYFLMRQEDRVCCRDCKVIPGECLTTQHRLLVLDVQVRNWKRKNHIKQNPRIRWWNLKGEKQLIFKEKLRGRREWNREGQTNQMWREMANALRNTAKVVLRETNGRAPNLKESWWWNEEVQLKIKNKKNCYKAVYQCNNEENQKNYKE